The following coding sequences are from one Hippopotamus amphibius kiboko isolate mHipAmp2 chromosome 9, mHipAmp2.hap2, whole genome shotgun sequence window:
- the KMT2A gene encoding histone-lysine N-methyltransferase 2A isoform X8, giving the protein MAHSCRWRFPARPGTTGGGGGGGRRGLGGAPRQRVPALLLPPGPLVGGGGPGAPPSPPAVAAAAAAAAAAGSGGAGVPGGAAAASAASSSSASSSSSSSSSASSGPALLRVGPGFDAALQVSAAIGTNLRRFRAVFGESGGGGGSGEDEQFLGFGSDEEVRVRSPTRSPSGSMLAQADKLPMTDKRVASLLKKAKAQLCKIEKSKSLKQTDQPKAQGQESDSSETSVRGPRIKHVCRRAAVALGRKRAVFPDDMPTLSALPWEEREKILSSMGNDDKSSIAGSEDAEPLAPPIKPIKPVTRNKAPQEPPVKKGRRSRRCGQCPGCQVPEDCGVCTNCLDKPKFGGRNIKKQCCKMRKCQNLQWMPSKAYLQKQAKAVKKKEKKSNKTNEKKESKESSVVKNLVDSSQKSTPSAREDPAPKKSNSDPPLRKPAEDKSEEGNASTPAPEAKQAATPSSRKSSKQVSQPAPAIPPQPPSAAPPRKEVPRTTPSEPKKKQPPPPESGPEQSKQKKVAPRPSIPVKQKPKEKEKPPPVNKQENAGTLNILSTLSNGNSSKQKVPADGVHRIRVDFKEDCEAENVWEMGGLGILTSVPITPRVVCFLCASSGHVEFVYCQVCCEPFHKFCLEENERPLEDQLENWCCRRCKFCHVCGRQHQATKQLLECNKCRNSYHPECLGPNYPTKPTKKKKVWICTKCVRCKSCGSTTPGKGWDAQWSHDFSLCHDCAKLFAKGNFCPLCDKCYDDDDYESKMMQCGKCDRWVHSKCENLSGTEDEMYEILSNLPESVAYTCVNCTERHPAEWRLALEKELQISLKQVLTALLNSRTTSHLLRYRQAAKPPDLNPETEESIPSRSSPEGPDPPVLTEVSKQEDQQPLDLEGVKRKMDQGNYTSVLEFSDDIVKIIQAAINSDGGQPEIKKANSMVKSFFIRQMERVFPWFSVKKSRFWEPNKVSSNSGMLPNAVLPPSLDHNYAQWQEREENSHTEQPPLMKKIIPAPKPKGPGEPDSPTPLHPPTPPTLSTDRSREDSPELNPPPGIEDNRQCALCLTYGDDSANDAGRLLYIGQNEWTHVNCALWSAEVFEDDDGSLKNVHMAVIRGKQLRCEFCQKPGATVGCCLTSCTSNYHFMCSRAKNCVFLDDKKVYCQRHRDLIKGEVVPENGFEVFRRVFVDFEGISLRRKFLNGLEPENIHMMIGSMTIDCLGILNDLSDCEDKLFPIGYQCSRVYWSTTDARKRCVYTCKIVECRPPVVEPDINSTVEHDENRTIAHSPTSFAEISPKESQNTAEIVSPPSPDRPPHSQTSGSCFYHFISKVPRIRTPSYSPTQRSPGCRPLPSAGSPTPTTHEIVTVGDPLLSSGLRSIGSRRHSTSSLSPQRSKLRIMSPMRTGSTYSRSSVSSVSTIGTATDLESSAKAVDHVLGPLSSNTNLGQNTPTSSNLQRTVTTLGTKTSHLDASSSSEMKHSSASDLTSKSSSLKGEKTRMPSSKNSEGLAHNVAYPGIPKLAPQVHNETAGELNVSKMGTFAELSSVPFSSKEALPFPPLHLRGQRSDRDQQAESNQSANAPPDDDTEVKTLKLSGVSSRSSLINEHVGSGSRDRRQKGKKSCKETFKEKHSSRSFLEPGQVATGEEGNLKPEFVDDVLTPEFMGQRPCNNVSSDKIGDKVHPMPGVPKAPSMQAEGSSKELQTPRKRTVKVTLTPLKMESESQSKNTLKESSPVSPLQIESASPTEPVSASESPGDGPVAQASPTNTSSQDSQSNNYQNLPVQDRNLMLPDGPKPQEDGSFKRRYPRRSARARSNMFFGLTPLYGVRSYGEEDIPFYSSSTGKKRGKRSAEGQVDGADDLSTSDEDDLYYYNFTRTVISSGGEERLTPHNLFREEEQCDLPKISQLDGVDDGTESDTSVTTTARKSSQIPKRSSKENGTESLKMDRPEDAGEKEHVVKSSVGHKNEPKMDNCHSVSRVKTQGQDSLEAQLSSLESSRRVHTSTPSDKNLLDTYNTELLKSDSDNNNSDDCGNILPSDIMDFVLKNTPSMQALGESPESSSSELLNLGEGLGLDSNREKDMGLFEVFSQQLPTAEPVDSSVSSSISAEEQFELPLELPSDLSVLTTRSPTVPSQNPSRLAVISDSGEKRVTITEKSVASSEGDSSLLSPGVDPSPEGHMTPDHFIQGHMDADHISSPPCGSVEQGHGNNQDLTRNSSTPGLQVPASPTVPIQNQKYVPNSTDSPGPSQISNAAVQTTPPHLKPATEKLIVVNQNMQPLYVLQTLPNGVTQKIQLTSSVSSAPNVMETNTSVLGPMGSGLTLTTGLSPSLPTSQSLFPPASKGLLPMTHHQHLHSFPAATQSSFPPNISSPPSGLLIGVQPPPDPQLLVSEASQRTDLSPTVATPSSGLKKRPISRLQPRKKKLAPSSTPSNIAPSDVVSNMTLINFTPSQLPNHPNLLDLGSLNTSSHRTVPNIIKRSKSGVMYFEQAPLLPQNVGGTAAPAAGTATISQDTGHLTSGPVSGLASGSSVLNVVSMPTTTAPTSSASVPGHVALTNPRLLGSPDIGSISNLLIKASQQSLGIQDQPVALPPSSGMFPQLGTSQTPSTAAMTAASSICVLPSTQTAGITAASPSGEAEEHYQLQHVNQLLASKTGILSSQRDLDSAPGTQGSNFTQTVDAPNSMGLEQNKALSSAMQASSASPGGSPSSGQQSASPSVPGPTKPKPKIKRIQLPLDKGSGKKHKVSHLRTSFSEAHIPDQEANTTPLTSVTGTPGAEAEQQDTASVEQSPRKECGQPAGQVAVLPEIQTTQNPANEQENSEPKTAEEEESNFSSPLMLWLQQEQKRKESIAEKKPKKGLVFEISSDDGFQICAESIEDAWKSLTDKVQEARSNARLKQLSFAGVNGLRMLGILHDAVVFLIEQLSGAKHCRNYRFRFHKPEEANEPPLNPHGSARAEVHLRKSAFDMFNFLASKHRQPPEYNPNDEEEEEVQLKSARRATSMDLPMPMRFRHLKKTSKEAVGVYRSPIHGRGLFCKRNIDAGEMVIEYAGNVIRSIQTDKREKYYDSKGIGCYMFRIDDSEVVDATMHGNAARFINHSCEPNCYSRVINIDGQKHIVIFAMRKIYRGEELTYDYKFPIEDASNKLPCNCGAKKCRKFLN; this is encoded by the exons GAAGAAGTCAGAGTACGAAGTCCCACAAGGTCTCCTTCAG GCTCCATGTTGGCTCAGGCAGACAAGCTTCCAATGACTGACAAGAGGGTTGCCAGCCTCCTAAAAAAGGCCAAAGCCCAGCTCTGCAAGATTGAGAAGAGTAAGAGTCTTAAACAAACTGACCAGCCCAAAGCACAG GGTCAAGAAAGTGACTCATCAGAGACCTCTGTGCGAGGACCCCGGATTAAACACGTCTGCAGAAGAGCTGCTGTTGCCCTTGGCCGAAAACGAGCTGTATTTCCTGATGACATGCCCACCTTGAGTGCCTTACCTTGGGAAGAACGAGAAAAGATTTTGTCTTCCATGGGAAATGATG ACAAGTCATCGATTGCTGGCTCAGAAGACGCTGAACCTCTTGCTCCACCCATCAAACCAATTAAACCCGTCACCAGAAACAAGGCACCGCAGGAACCTCCAGTAAAGAAGGGACGGAGGTCAAGGCGGTGTGGGCAGTGTCCCGGCTGCCAGGTGCCTGAGGACTGTGGTGTTTGCACTAACTGCTTGGACAAGCCCAAGTTTGGTGGCCGCAACATAAAGAAGCAGTGCTGCAA GATGAGAAAATGTCAGAATCTACAATGGATGCCTTCCAAAGCCTACCTTCAGAAGCAAGCAAAAG ctgtgaagaagaaagagaaaaagtctaATAAGAccaatgaaaagaaggaaagcaaagagaGCAGTGTTGTGAAGAACTTGGTGGATTCTAGTCAGAAATCAACCCCATCGGCAAGAGAAGATCCTGCCCCCAAGAAAAGCAACAGTGACCCTCCTCTGCGCAAGCCTGCGGAGGACAAGAGCGAGGAAGGGAATGCCTCCACCCCAGCACCTGAGGCCAAACAAGCGGCCAcgccctcctccaggaagtccagCAAGCAGGTCTCCCAGCCGGCACCCGCCATCCCCCCGCAGCCCCCCAGTGCAGCACCACCGAGAAAAGAAGTTCCCAGGACTACTCCTAGTGAGCCCAAGAAAAAGCAGCCTCCACCTCCGGAGTCAG gTCCAGAGcaaagcaagcagaaaaaagTGGCTCCTCGCCCAAGTATTCCtgtaaaacaaaagccaaaagaaaag GAAAAACCACCTCCAGTCAATAAGCAGGAGAATGCAGGCACTTTGAACATCCTCAGCACTCTCTCCAATGGCAATAGTTCCAAGCAAAAAGTCCCAGCAGATGGAGTCCACAGAATCAGAGTGGACTTTAAG gAGGATTGTGAAGCAGAAAATGTGTGGGAGATGGGAGGCTTAGGAATCTTGACCTCTGTTCCTATAACACCCAGGGTGGTTTGCTTTCTCTGTGCCAGTAGTGGGCATGTGGAG TTTGTGTATTGCCAAGTCTGTTGTGAGCCCTTCCACAAGTTTTGTTTGGAGGAGAACGAGCGCCCTCTGGAGGACCAGCTGGAAAACTGGTGTTGTCGTCGCTGCAAGTTCTGTCATGTTTGTGGAAGGCAACATCAGGCTACAAAG CAGTTGCTGGAGTGTAATAAGTGCCGAAACAGCTATCACCCTGAGTGCCTGGGACCAAATTACCCCACCAAacccacaaagaaaaagaaagtttgg ATCTGCACCAAGTGTGTTCGCTGCAAGAGCTGCGGATCCACCACCCCAGGCAAAGGGTGGGACGCACAGTGGTCTCACgatttctctctctgccatgatTGTGCCAAGCTCTTTGCGAAAG GAAACTTCTGCCCTCTCTGTGATAAGTGTTATGATGATGATGACTACGAGAGTAAGATGATGCAGTGTGGGAAATGTGATCGATGGGTCCATTCCAAATGTGAGAATCTTTCAGGTACAGAAG ATGAGATGTATGAGATTCTGTCTAATCTGCCGGAAAGTGTGGCCTACACTTGTGTGAACTGTACTGAGCGGCACCCTGCAGAGTGGCGACTGGCCCTTGAAAAAGAGCTCCAGATCTCTCTGAAGCAAGTTCTCACAGCCTTGTTGAACTCTCGGACCACTAGCCACTTGCTACGCTACCGACAG GCTGCCAAACCTCCGGACTTAAATCCCGAGACCGAGGAGAGTATCCCTTCCCGCAGCTCCCCAGAGGGACCTGATCCACCAGTGCTTACTGAGGTCAGCAAACAGGAAGACCAGCAGCCTTTAGATTTGGAAGGAGTTAAGAGGAAAATGGACCAAGGGAACTACACATCTGTG TTGGAGTTCAGTGATGATATTGTGAAGATCATTCAAGCAGCCATTAACTCAGATGGAGGGCAGCCAGAGATTAAAAAAGCCAACAGCATGGTCAAGTCCTTCTTTATTCGG CAAATGGAACGTGTTTTTCCATGGTTCAGTGTCAAAAAGTCCAGGTTTTGGGAGCCAAATAAAGTATCGAGCAA CAGTGGGATGTTACCAAACGCAGTGCTTCCACCTTCACTTGACCATAATTATGCTCAGTGGCAGGAGCGAGAGGAAAACAGCCACACTGAGCAGCCTCCTTTAATGAAGAAAATCATTCCAGCTCCCAAACCTAAAGGGCCTGGCGAGCCAGACTCACCAACTCCTCTGCATCCTCCTACACCACCAACTTTGA GTACTGATAGGAGTCGAGAAGACAGTCCGGAACTGAACCCACCCCCAGGCATAGAAGATAATAGACAGTGTGCATTGTGTTTGACGTACGGTGATGACAGTGCTAAT GATGCTGGCCGTTTGCTCTACATTGGCCAAAATGAATGGACACATGTAAATTGCGCTTTGTGGTCAGCAGAAGTGTTTGAAGATGATGATGGCTCGCTAAAGAATGTGCACATGGCTGTGATCAGGGGCAAGCAGCTG AGATGTGAATTCTGCCAAAAGCCAGGAGCCACTGTGGGTTGCTGCCTCACATCCTGCACCAGCAACTATCACTTCATGTGTTCCCGAGCCAAGAACTGTGTGTTTCTGGATGATAAAAAAGTATACTGCCAGCGACATCGGGATTTGATCAAAGGCGAG GTGGTTCCTGAGAACGGATTTGAAGTTTTTAGAAGAGTGTTTGTGGACTTTGAAGGAATCAGCTTGAGAAGGAAGTTTCTCAATGGCTTAGAACCAGAAAATATCCACATGATGATTG gcTCCATGACAATTGACTGCTTAGGGATTCTGAATGATCTCTCTGACTGTGAGGATAAGCTCTTTCCTATTGGATATCA GTGTTCTCGAGTGTACTGGAGCACCACGGATGCGCGCAAACGCTGCGTGTACACGTGCAAGATAGTCGAATGCCGTCCTCCGGTTGTAGAGCCAGATATTAACAGCACTGTTGAGCACGATGAAAACAGGACCATTGCTCACAGTCCAACATCATTCGCAG AAATTTCACCTAAGGAAAGTCAAAACACAGCTGAAATTGTAAGTCCTCCATCACCAGATCGACCTCCTCATTCACAGACTTCTGGTTCCTGTTTCTATCACTTCATCTCAAAGGTCCCTAGGATTCGAACACCCAGTTATTCCCCAACACAGAGATCCCCTGGCTGTCGGCCACTGCCTTCTGCAG GAAGCCCTACCCCAACCACTCATGAAATAGTCACAGTGGGTGACCCTTTACTCTCCTCTGGACTTCGAAGCATTGGCTCCAGGCGTCATAGTACTTCTTCCTTGTCACCCCAGCGGTCTAAACTCCGGATAATGTCTCCAATGAGAACTGGGAGTACTTACTCCAGGAGTAGCGTCTCCTCAGTCTCCACCATAGGGACTGCTACAGATCTTGAGTCAAGTGCCAAAGCAGTGGATCACGTCTTAGGGCCACTGAGTTCTAATACTAACTTAGGGCAGAACACTCCCACCTCTTCAAATTTGCAAAGGACAGTGACTACTCTGGGCACTAAAACCAGTCACTTGGATGCCTCTTCATCTTCAGAAATGAAGCATTCCAGTGCTTCAGACTTGACATCCAAGAGCTCCTCTTTGAAGGGGGAGAAGACCAGAATGCCGAGTTCCAAGAACTCCGAGGGATTGGCACATAACGTGGCTTACCCTGGCATTCCGAAGCTGGCCCCACAGGTTCATAATGAGACGGCTGGGGAATTAAATGTCAGTAAGATGGGCACTTTTGCTGAACTCTCTTCAGTGCCATTTTCTTCTAAAGaggccctccccttcccaccactGCATCTGAGAGGGCAGAGGAGTGATCGAGACCAACAGGCAGAGTCCAACCAGTCGGCCAACGCGCCTCCCGATGATGATACCGAAGTCAAGACCCTGAAGCTATCTGGAGTGAGCAGCAGGTCGTCCCTTATAAACGAACATGTGGGATCCGGCTCCAGAGACAggagacagaaagggaaaaaatcttGTAAagaaacattcaaagaaaagCATTCCAGTAGATCTTTTTTGGAACCTGGTCAGGTGGCAACTGGTGAGGAAGGAAACCTAAAGCCAGAGTTCGTTGATGACGTTTTGACTCCTGAGTTCATGGGGCAACGACCATGTAATAATGTTTCTTCTGATAAGATTGGGGACAAAGTCCACCCTATGCCAGGAGTCCCTAAAGCTCCATCCATGCAAGCAGAAGGGTCTTCCAAGGAATTACAGACACCCCGGAAACGCACAGTCAAAGTCACACTGACACCTCTGAAAATGGAGAGTGAGAGTCAGTCCAAGAATACCCTGAAAGAAAGTAGTCCTGTTTCCCCTTTGCAGATAGAATCAGCGTCTCCAACAGAACCAGTTTCTGCCTCTGAAAGTCCAGGAGATGGTCCAGTGGCCCAAGCAAGCCCCACTAATACCTCATCCCAGGATTCTCAAAGTAACAACTATCAGAATCTTCCGGTACAGGACAGAAACCTAATGCTTCCAGATGGCCCCAAACCTCAGGAGGATGGCTCTTTCAAGAGGAGATATCCCCGTCGCAGCGCCCGGGCGCGATCTAACATGTTCTTTGGGCTCACCCCACTCTATGGAGTAAGGTCCTATGGCGAAGAAGACATTCCATTTTACAGCAGCTCAACTGGGAAGAAGCGAGGCAAGAGATCCGCTGAAGGACAGGTGGACGGGGCTGATGACTTGAGCACCTCAGACGAGGACGATTTATACTATTACAATTTCACAAGGACAGTGATTTCTTCAGGCGGCGAGGAACGGCTCACACCCCATAATTTATTTCGGGAGGAGGAGCAGTGTGATCTTCCAAAAATCTCACAGTTGGATGGTGTCGACGATGGGACGGAGAGTGATACGAGCGTCACAACCACAGCAAGGAAAAGCAGCCAGATTCCAAAAAGAAGCAGTAAAGAGAACGGGACAGAGAGCTTGAAGATGGATCGGCCTGAAGACGCTGGGGAGAAAGAACACGTCGTGAAGAGCTCCGTTGGCCacaaaaatgagccaaagatggATAACTGCCACTCTGTGAGCAGAGTGAAAACACAGGGACAGGATTCCTTGGAAGCTCAGCTCAGCTCGTTGGAGTCAAGCCGCAGGGTCCACACAAGCACCCCCTCAGACAAAAACTTACTGGACACCTATAACACTGAGCTCCTGAAATCGGATTCAGATAATAACAACAGTGATGACTGTGGGAACATCCTGCCCTCGGACATTATGGACTTTGTACTAAAGAATACTCCATCCATGCAGGCTTTGGGCGAGAGCCCAGAATCCTCTTCCTCAGAACTCCTGAATCTTGGTGAAGGTTTGGGTCTTGATAGTAATCGTGAAAAAGACATGGGTCTTTTTGAAGTGTTTTCTCAGCAGTTGCCGACTGCGGAACCTGTGGACAGTAGTGTCTCTTCCTCCATCTCAGCAGAGGAGCAGTTCGAGTTGCCACTGGAGCTGCCATCAGATCTCTCCGTCCTGACCACCCGGAGTCCCACCGTCCCTAGCCAGAATCCCAGTAGGCTAGCTGTGATCTCAGACTCAGGAGAGAAGAGAGTAACCATCACAGAAAAATCTGTGGCCTCCTCTGAAGGTGACTCCTCACTGCTGAGTCCAGGAGTAGATCCCAGCCCTGAAGGCCACATGACTCCAGACCACtttatccaaggtcacatggaTGCAGACCACATCTCCAGCCCCCCTTGTGGTTCAGTGGAGCAAGGTCATGGCAACAATCAGGATTTAACTAGAAACAGTAGCACCCCTGGCCTTCAGGTACCTGCTTCCCCTACTGTTCCTATCCAGAACCAGAAATATGTGCCCAACTCTACCGATAGCCCTGGCCCGTCTCAGATCTCCAATGCAGCCGTCCAGACCACTCCGCCCCACCTGAAACCAGCCACCGAGAAACTCATCGTTGTTAACCAGAACATGCAGCCACTGTATGTTCTCCAAACTCTTCCGAACGGAGTGACCCAAAAAATCCAGCTGACCTCTTCTGTTAGTTCTGCACCCAATGTGATGGAGACAAATACGTCAGTCCTGGGGCCCATGGGAAGTGGTCTCACCCTAACCACAGGACTCAGTCCAAGCCTGCCGACTTCTCAGTCTCTATTCCCTCCTGCTAGCAAAGGATTGCTCCCCATGACTCATCACCAGCACTTACATTCCTTCCCTGCAGCTACTCAGAGTAGCTTCCCGCCGAACATCAGCAGCCCTCCTTCAGGCCTACTTATTGGGGTCCAGCCTCCCCCAGATCCCCAGCTCTTGGTTTCGGAAGCCAGCCAGAGGACAGACCTCAGTCCCACCGTAGCCACTCCATCCTCTGGACTCAAGAAAAGACCCATATCTCGCCTGCAGCCCCGAAAGAAAAAACTCGCTCCCTCTAGTACCCCTTCAAACATTGCCCCTTCCGATGTGGTTTCCAATATGACACTGATTAACTTCACACCCTCCCAGCTTCCAAATCATCCCAATCTGTTAGACTTGGGGTCACTTAATACTTCATCTCACCGAACTGTCCCCAACATCATCAAAAGGTCTAAATCTGGTGTCATGTATTTTGAACAGGCACCCCTGTTACCGCAGAATGTGGGAGGAACTGCTGCCCCGGCGGCAGGCACAGCCACCATAAGCCAGGACACCGGCCACCTCACGTCAGGGCCTGTGTCTGGCTTGGCCTCTGGTTCCTCCGTCTTGAACGTTGTATCCATGCCAACTACAACCGCCCCTACAAGTAGCGCGTCTGTTCCAGGACATGTCGCGTTAACCAACCCAAGGTTGCTTGGTAGCCCAGATATTGGCTCCATAAGCAATCTTTTAATCAAAGCCAGCCAGCAGAGCCTGGGGATTCAGGACCAGCCTGTGGCTTTACCGCCAAGTTCAGGAATGTTTCCACAACTGGGGACGTCACAGACTCCCTCTACCGCTGCGATGACAGCAGCATCTAGCATCTGTGTGCTCCCCTCGACTCAGACTGCGGGCATAACAGCTGCTTCGCCTTCTGGGGAAGCAGAAGAACACTATCAGCTCCAGCATGTAAACCAGCTCCTCGCCAGCAAAACTGGGATTCTCTCTTCCCAGCGGGATCTTGATTCTGCTCCAGGGACCCAGGGATCCAACTTTACACAGACAGTAGATGCTCCTAATAGCATGGGGCTGGAGCAGAATAAGGCTTTATCCTCAGCTATGCAAGCCAGCTCCGCCTCTCCCGGGGGCTCTCCATCCTCTGGACAGCAGTCAGCAAGTCCCTCAGTGCCGGGGCCcacaaaacccaaaccaaaaatcaAACGGATTCAGCTGCCTTTGGACAAAGGGAGTGGCAAGAAGCACAAAGTTTCCCACTTGCGGACCAGTTTTTCTGAAGCACACATTCCAGACCAAGAAGCCAACACGACCCCCCTGACCTCAGTCACAGG GACTCCAGGAGCAGAGGCTGAGCAGCAGGATACAGCTAGTGTGGAACAGTCACCACggaaggaatgtgggcagcctgcAGG GCAAGTGGCTGTTCTTCCTGAGATTCAGACGACACAAAATCCAGCAAATGAACAAGAAAATTCAG AACCTAAAacagcagaagaagaagaaagtaattTCAGCTCTCCACTGATGCTTTGGCTACAACAAGAACAGAAGCGGAAGGAAAGCATTGCTGAGAAAAAGCCCAAGAAAGGActtgtttttgaaatttcaagTGACGATGGCTTTCAGATCTGTGCGGAAAGTATCGAAG ATGCCTGGAAGTCATTGACAGACAAAGTCCAGGAAGCTCGGTCAAACGCCCGCCTAAAGCAGCTTTCATTTGCAG GTGTGAACGGTTTGAGGATGCTGGGGATTCTCCATGATGCAGTCGTGTTCCTGATCGAGCAACTGTCTGGTGCCAAGCACTGCAGGAATTACAGATTCCGTTTCCACAAACCAGAGGAGGCCAATGAACCCCCACTGAACCCTCATGGCTCGGCCAGGGCTGAAGTCCACCTGAG GAAGTCGGCATTTGACATGTTTAACTTCCTGGCTTCTAAGCACCGGCAGCCTCCTGAGTACAACCCCAacgatgaggaagaggaggaggtacAGCTGAAGTCAGCTCG GAGGGCAACGAGTATGGATCTGCCAATGCCCATGCGTTTCCGGCACCTAAAAAAGACTTCTAAGGAGGCAGTTGGTGTCTACAG GTCTCCCATCCATGGCCGGGGTCTTTTTTGTAAGAGAAACATTGATGCAGGTGAGATGGTGATTGAGTACGCTGGCAATGTCATCCGTTCCATCCAGACTGACAAGCGAGAGAAGTACTATGACAGCAAG